A stretch of the Mycobacterium shigaense genome encodes the following:
- a CDS encoding Rv3717 family N-acetylmuramoyl-L-alanine amidase produces MDLPVRTRVGIRTLLGVVIAAATVIIPTATQTAWGAPSNIAGMVVVIDPGHNGSNDASIGRQVPTGRGGTKDCQTSGTATNSGYMEHTFTWDTALRLRAELNALGVRTALARNDDTGLGPCVDARAAMENSLHPNAIVSIHADGGPPSGRGFHVNYSAPPLNQAQAGPSVQFARIMRDQMQASGIPPATYIGQNGLYGRSDLAGLNLAQYPSILVECGNMKNPVDSALMESPEGRQKYADALTRGVAGFLASQAQAR; encoded by the coding sequence GTGGACCTTCCAGTGCGCACACGTGTCGGAATCAGAACCCTGCTCGGCGTCGTGATCGCCGCCGCGACAGTCATCATCCCGACGGCGACCCAGACCGCGTGGGGAGCCCCCTCCAACATCGCCGGCATGGTCGTTGTCATCGACCCCGGCCACAACGGCTCCAACGACGCGTCCATCGGTCGCCAGGTCCCGACCGGCCGCGGCGGCACCAAGGACTGCCAGACCAGCGGCACCGCGACCAACAGCGGTTACATGGAGCACACCTTCACCTGGGACACCGCGCTGCGGCTGCGCGCTGAGCTCAACGCGCTCGGCGTGCGGACCGCGCTGGCGCGCAACGACGACACCGGGCTCGGACCGTGCGTCGACGCCCGCGCCGCCATGGAAAACTCATTGCACCCCAACGCGATCGTGAGCATTCACGCCGACGGCGGACCCCCGTCGGGGCGAGGCTTCCACGTCAACTACTCGGCGCCGCCGCTCAATCAGGCGCAGGCCGGGCCTTCGGTGCAGTTCGCCCGGATCATGCGCGACCAGATGCAGGCCTCGGGCATCCCGCCGGCGACCTACATCGGTCAGAACGGCTTGTACGGGCGCTCGGATCTGGCCGGCCTGAACCTGGCGCAGTACCCGTCGATCCTGGTCGAGTGCGGCAACATGAAGAACCCGGTCGACTCGGCGCTGATGGAGTCGCCCGAGGGCCGGCAGAAATACGCCGACGCGCTCACCCGCGGCGTCGCCGGCTTCCTGGCCAGCCAGGCGCAGGCGCGCTAG
- a CDS encoding FAD-binding oxidoreductase, giving the protein MASYRSIPATSVVRLAKPTSNLFRARTKSESKGLDTSGLTEVLSVDPDARTADVAGMCTYETLVAATLPYGLSPLVVPQLKTITLGGAVSGLGIESASFRNGLPHESVLDMDILTGAGELLTASRTQHADLFRTFPNSYGTLGYSTRLRIELEPVAPFVALRHLRFSSLPDMIAAAERIIDTGGHRGTPVDYLDGVVFGADESYLCIGRRTTTPGPVSDYTGKNIYYRSIQHDIAGMESGKDDRLTIHDYLWRWDTDWFWCSRAFGVQNPRLRRWWPRRYRRSSVYSRLVAADRQFGVSDRIEARSVRSPAQSPRERVVQDIEVPIRRAVDFLEWFLGNVPITPIWLCPLRIRDHDGWPLYPIRLDQTYVNVGFWSSVPAGAVAGAANRAIEAKVSELEGHKSLYSDSFYTRDEFDELYGGEAYNTVKKSYDPDSRLLDLYAKAVQRR; this is encoded by the coding sequence ATGGCCAGTTATCGGTCCATCCCGGCGACGTCCGTTGTTCGGCTGGCCAAACCCACGTCAAATCTGTTCCGTGCCCGCACCAAAAGCGAGTCGAAGGGGTTGGACACCTCGGGCTTGACGGAGGTACTCAGCGTCGATCCCGATGCTCGCACCGCCGATGTGGCCGGCATGTGCACCTACGAAACCCTGGTAGCGGCAACCCTTCCCTACGGACTTTCGCCCCTGGTGGTACCGCAATTGAAGACCATCACGCTGGGCGGTGCGGTCAGCGGCCTGGGCATCGAGTCGGCATCGTTTCGCAATGGCTTGCCTCACGAATCGGTGCTCGATATGGATATCCTCACCGGCGCCGGCGAATTGCTCACCGCGTCACGAACCCAGCACGCCGACTTGTTTCGCACCTTTCCCAATTCGTATGGAACGCTTGGGTATTCGACTCGGCTGCGTATCGAGCTAGAGCCCGTGGCGCCGTTTGTGGCGTTGCGCCACCTCCGATTCAGCTCGTTGCCCGACATGATCGCGGCGGCCGAGCGCATCATTGACACCGGCGGGCACCGCGGCACTCCCGTCGACTACCTCGACGGCGTGGTGTTCGGCGCCGACGAAAGCTACCTGTGCATCGGCAGGCGGACCACCACCCCCGGGCCGGTCAGCGACTACACCGGAAAGAACATCTATTACCGGTCGATCCAGCACGACATCGCCGGCATGGAAAGCGGCAAAGACGACCGCCTGACCATTCACGACTACCTCTGGCGCTGGGACACCGATTGGTTCTGGTGCTCACGCGCATTCGGCGTGCAGAACCCGCGGCTGCGGCGCTGGTGGCCACGCCGCTACCGGCGCAGCAGCGTCTACTCGAGGCTCGTGGCCGCCGACCGGCAGTTCGGCGTGTCCGACCGGATCGAGGCCCGCAGTGTTCGTTCACCGGCCCAGTCCCCCAGAGAGCGGGTGGTCCAGGACATCGAGGTGCCGATCAGGCGCGCCGTCGATTTCTTGGAGTGGTTCCTGGGCAACGTCCCGATCACGCCGATCTGGTTGTGCCCGTTGCGAATTCGCGATCATGACGGCTGGCCGCTGTATCCCATCAGGCTCGACCAGACCTACGTCAACGTGGGCTTTTGGTCCTCGGTGCCCGCCGGAGCCGTCGCGGGCGCCGCCAACCGGGCGATCGAGGCAAAAGTCAGTGAGCTCGAGGGGCACAAGTCGCTGTACTCCGACTCCTTCTACACCCGCGATGAGTTTGACGAGCTCTACGGCGGGGAGGCCTACAACACGGTCAAGAAGTCCTACGACCCCGATTCTCGGCTGCTCGATCTCTACGCGAAGGCGGTGCAACGGCGATGA
- the recR gene encoding recombination mediator RecR: MFEGPVQDLIDELGKLPGIGPKSAQRIAFHLLSVEPPDIDRLTAVLAKVRDGVRFCAVCGNVSDDERCRICADPRRDGSQVCVVEEPKDVQAVERTREFRGRYHVLGGALDPLSGVGPEQLRIRELLSRIGERVDDVDITEVIIATDPNTEGEATATYLVRMLRDIPGLTVTRIASGLPMGGDLEFADELTLGRALTGRRAMV, encoded by the coding sequence ATGTTCGAGGGACCGGTCCAGGATCTGATCGACGAGCTCGGCAAGCTGCCGGGCATCGGACCAAAGAGCGCGCAGCGCATCGCTTTCCATCTGCTGTCGGTCGAACCGCCGGACATCGACCGGCTCACCGCGGTGCTGGCCAAAGTCCGCGACGGCGTGCGGTTCTGCGCGGTGTGCGGCAACGTCTCCGACGACGAGCGCTGCCGGATCTGCGCCGACCCGCGCCGCGACGGTTCGCAGGTGTGCGTCGTCGAGGAGCCGAAGGACGTCCAGGCGGTGGAGCGGACCCGTGAGTTCCGCGGCCGCTACCACGTTCTGGGCGGCGCGCTAGACCCGCTTTCCGGTGTCGGCCCCGAGCAACTGCGGATCCGGGAACTGCTGAGCCGCATCGGTGAACGCGTCGACGACGTCGACATCACGGAGGTGATCATCGCCACCGACCCGAACACCGAGGGCGAGGCGACGGCCACCTACCTGGTGCGGATGCTGCGCGACATCCCCGGCCTCACCGTGACGCGCATCGCGTCCGGGCTGCCGATGGGCGGCGACCTGGAGTTCGCCGACGAATTGACGCTGGGCCGCGCGCTCACCGGCCGCCGGGCCATGGTCTGA
- a CDS encoding SRPBCC family protein, producing MGQVSAASTILINVEPAATLAAVADYQTVRPKILSPQYSEYQVLEGGQGAGTVAKWKLQATKSRVRDVQVNVDVAGHSVIEKDANSSMITNWTVAPAGPGSSVTVKTTWTGAGGVKGFFEKTFAPLGLRKIQGAVLANLKSELEG from the coding sequence ATGGGCCAGGTGAGCGCGGCAAGTACGATCTTGATCAATGTCGAGCCCGCGGCAACGCTCGCGGCGGTGGCAGACTATCAGACGGTTCGCCCGAAGATCTTGTCTCCCCAGTACAGCGAGTACCAGGTACTCGAAGGCGGGCAGGGCGCAGGCACCGTCGCCAAGTGGAAGTTGCAGGCCACCAAGTCGCGGGTGCGCGACGTGCAGGTCAACGTCGACGTCGCGGGCCACTCGGTCATCGAGAAGGACGCGAACTCGTCGATGATCACCAACTGGACGGTCGCGCCGGCCGGTCCGGGATCCAGCGTCACCGTGAAAACGACCTGGACGGGCGCCGGCGGCGTCAAGGGATTCTTCGAAAAGACCTTTGCGCCACTGGGTCTGAGGAAGATTCAGGGTGCGGTTCTGGCCAACCTGAAGAGCGAGCTGGAAGGCTAG
- a CDS encoding YbaB/EbfC family nucleoid-associated protein, with protein sequence MQPGGDMSALLAQAQQMQQKLMEAQHQLANAEIHGEAGGGLVKVVVKGSGELVAVNIDPKVVDPADVETLQDLIVGAMANASAQVTQLAQERLGALAGGLTAPPSAPPPSAPPAGL encoded by the coding sequence ATGCAACCCGGAGGCGACATGTCGGCGCTGCTCGCCCAGGCGCAGCAGATGCAGCAGAAGCTCATGGAGGCCCAGCACCAGCTCGCCAACGCCGAGATACACGGCGAGGCGGGCGGCGGTCTGGTCAAGGTCGTCGTCAAGGGCAGCGGCGAACTGGTCGCGGTGAACATCGACCCCAAGGTCGTCGACCCGGCGGACGTCGAGACCCTGCAGGACCTGATCGTCGGCGCGATGGCCAATGCCTCAGCCCAAGTCACTCAGCTGGCGCAGGAGCGATTGGGCGCGCTGGCCGGCGGTCTGACCGCCCCGCCGTCCGCTCCGCCGCCTTCGGCGCCGCCGGCGGGGCTGTAG
- a CDS encoding IS481 family transposase yields MSHRNARTTFHGRLLMVQRYHQGWPKAHIAAAMGVSRKCVHTWIRRFEIDGQAGLVDRSCRPHTMPTRTPQGLENQIVAWRRRHRCGPEEIGIKLGVSTRTVSRVLRRRSVSYLRDCDPITGVPIRASKASAVRYERERPGELVHVDVKKLGRIPDGGGWRAHGRSEEVRGRGIGYDYVHSMVDDHSRLAYSEILLDEKGPTCAGFLSRGAAYFAACGITRIEQVITDNHLSYRRSTAFAEAVEQLGASQLFIKPHCPWQNGKAERYNRTLQSEWACRRVFVSDAARAQALAPWLTVYNTQRRHSSLGGYPPISRL; encoded by the coding sequence GTGTCCCACCGTAATGCCCGCACCACGTTTCATGGCCGACTGCTCATGGTGCAGCGGTATCACCAGGGCTGGCCCAAGGCCCATATCGCCGCGGCGATGGGGGTATCACGCAAGTGCGTGCATACCTGGATCAGGCGCTTTGAGATCGACGGGCAGGCGGGCCTGGTTGACCGTTCCTGCCGGCCGCACACGATGCCCACCCGCACGCCACAGGGTTTGGAGAACCAGATCGTGGCCTGGCGACGCCGGCATCGCTGCGGCCCGGAGGAGATCGGGATCAAGCTGGGGGTGTCCACCCGCACCGTCTCGCGGGTGTTGCGCCGCCGCAGTGTGTCCTATCTGCGCGACTGCGATCCGATAACCGGCGTACCGATCCGAGCATCCAAAGCCAGCGCGGTGCGCTACGAACGGGAACGTCCCGGTGAGCTGGTGCACGTCGATGTCAAGAAGCTCGGCAGGATCCCCGACGGCGGTGGCTGGCGTGCCCACGGACGCAGCGAGGAGGTTCGCGGCCGCGGGATCGGCTATGACTATGTGCATTCCATGGTCGATGACCACTCCCGGCTGGCGTACTCCGAGATCTTGCTCGATGAGAAAGGGCCTACCTGTGCCGGCTTCCTTAGCCGTGGTGCGGCCTACTTCGCCGCTTGCGGGATCACCCGCATCGAGCAGGTCATCACCGACAACCACCTCAGCTACCGCCGCTCAACGGCCTTCGCCGAGGCGGTCGAGCAGTTAGGGGCCAGCCAACTTTTCATCAAGCCGCACTGCCCCTGGCAGAATGGCAAAGCCGAAAGATACAACCGCACTCTGCAATCCGAGTGGGCCTGTCGGCGGGTCTTTGTGTCCGACGCCGCCAGGGCTCAGGCCCTTGCGCCATGGCTCACTGTCTACAACACTCAACGCCGTCACAGCTCACTCGGCGGCTATCCGCCCATCAGCCGACTGTGA
- a CDS encoding class I SAM-dependent methyltransferase: MTTTKEPHRAPHSSRGKLSMAEVLAIFTASGQHRLKFTAYDGSTAGSADSALGLELRTPRGATYLATAPGELGIARAYISGDLQACGVHPGDPYELLKTLTDRVQFKRPSARDLASAVRAIGVEHLVPIAPPPLETPPRWRRMADGLLHSKTRDAEAIHHHYDVSNTFYEWVLGPSMTYTCAVYPHADATLEEAQENKYRLVFDKLRLQPGDRLLDVGCGWGGMVRYAARRGVRVIGATLSAEQASWARKAIADEGLGDLAEVRHSDYRDVPETGFDAVSSIGLTEHIGVRNYPSYFGFLKSRLRTGGLLLNHCITRHENRQNPIGGGFTDRYVFPDGELTGSGRIITDAQDAGFEVLHTENFRHHYAMTLRDWCANLVEHWDEAVDEVGLQIAKVWGLYMAASRVAFEQNNLQLHHVLAANGGARGDDSLPLRPWWNP, from the coding sequence ATGACGACGACCAAGGAGCCCCACCGTGCGCCCCACTCTTCCCGGGGCAAACTCAGCATGGCCGAGGTGCTGGCCATCTTCACCGCAAGCGGGCAGCATCGGCTGAAGTTCACCGCCTACGACGGCAGCACCGCCGGCAGCGCGGATTCCGCGCTGGGCCTCGAACTGCGCACGCCGCGTGGTGCCACCTACCTGGCGACGGCCCCCGGCGAGCTCGGCATCGCCCGCGCCTACATATCGGGCGACCTGCAAGCGTGCGGCGTGCATCCCGGCGATCCCTACGAGCTACTCAAGACGCTGACCGACCGCGTCCAGTTCAAGCGGCCGTCGGCGCGGGACCTGGCCAGCGCGGTCCGCGCGATCGGCGTCGAGCACTTGGTGCCGATCGCCCCGCCGCCGCTGGAGACACCGCCGCGCTGGCGCCGGATGGCCGATGGCCTGCTGCACAGCAAGACTCGGGACGCCGAGGCGATCCATCACCACTACGACGTGTCGAACACGTTCTACGAGTGGGTGCTCGGCCCGTCGATGACCTATACCTGCGCGGTCTATCCGCACGCCGACGCGACACTCGAGGAAGCCCAGGAGAACAAGTACCGGCTGGTCTTCGACAAGCTCCGGCTGCAACCGGGCGACCGGTTACTCGATGTCGGCTGCGGCTGGGGCGGCATGGTGCGCTACGCCGCCCGCCGCGGGGTGCGGGTCATCGGCGCGACGCTGTCGGCCGAGCAGGCCAGCTGGGCGCGCAAGGCCATCGCCGATGAGGGCCTGGGCGACCTGGCCGAGGTGCGCCACTCCGACTACCGCGACGTGCCCGAGACCGGCTTCGACGCCGTTTCCTCCATCGGGCTCACCGAGCACATCGGCGTCCGAAACTACCCGTCCTACTTCGGCTTTCTGAAGTCGAGGCTGCGCACTGGCGGCCTGCTGCTCAACCATTGCATCACCCGGCACGAAAATCGGCAGAATCCCATCGGCGGCGGCTTCACCGACCGCTATGTGTTCCCCGACGGGGAGCTGACCGGCTCGGGACGCATCATCACCGACGCGCAGGACGCGGGTTTCGAGGTGCTGCACACCGAGAACTTCCGGCACCACTACGCGATGACGCTGCGCGACTGGTGCGCCAATCTCGTCGAGCACTGGGACGAGGCGGTCGACGAGGTCGGCCTGCAGATCGCCAAGGTATGGGGACTGTACATGGCGGCATCACGAGTTGCCTTCGAGCAGAACAACCTTCAGCTACATCACGTGCTGGCCGCCAACGGCGGCGCCCGGGGTGACGACAGCCTGCCGCTGCGGCCCTGGTGGAACCCCTAG